A genomic region of Mus musculus strain C57BL/6J chromosome 7, GRCm38.p6 C57BL/6J contains the following coding sequences:
- the Zscan4d gene encoding zinc finger and SCAN domain containing protein 4D yields the protein MASQQAPAKDLQTNNLEFTPSHSSGVQWVEDISNSPSAQLNFSPSNNGCWATQELQSLWKMFNSWLQPEKQTKEQMISQLVLEQFLLIGHCKDKYALTEKWKASGSDMRRFMESLTDECLKPPVMVHVSMQGQEALFSENMPLKEVIKLLKQQQSATRPTPDNEQMPVDTTQDRLLATGQENSENECNNSCNATEANVGESCSGNEMDSLLIIQKEQYPEHEEGNVVFQFPLDARRASQGNSSHHVDFRSAPTPADVPMEEQPKDLSRENISEDKNNCYNTSRNAATQVYRSDNIPRKKTDSLSINKRIYHSEPEEGDIPYGVPQDSTRASQGTSTCLQESLGECFSEKDPRELPGLESRQEEPISDPVFLGKDHEANLPCESHQKRFRRDAKLFKCEECSRMFKHARSLSSHQRTHLNKKSELLCVTCQKMFKRVSDRRTHEIIHMPEKPFKCSTCEKSFSHKTNLKSHEMIHTGEMPYVCSLCSRRFRQSSTYHRHLRNYHRSD from the exons ATGGCTTCACAGCAGGCACCAGCAAAAGACCTTCAGACCAACAATTTAGAGTTTACTCCATCTCATAGTTCTGGTGTGCAGTGGGTAGAAGACATCTCTAACTCACCAAGTGCTCAGCTAAACTTTTCTCCAAGTAACAATGGCTGCTGGGCAACTCAGGAGCTGCAAAGTCTCTGGAAGATGTTCAACTCCTGGTTGCAGCCAGAAAAGCAGACTAAGGAGCAGATGATTTCTCAACTGGTCTTGGAGCAGTTTCTCCTCATTGGGCACTGCAAGGACAAGTATGCTTTGACAGAGAAGTGGAAAGCCAGTGGTAGCGATATGAGGAGATTCATGGAGAGTCTGACTGATGAGTGCTTGAAGCCTCCTGTCATG GTCCATGTTTCAATGCAAGGACAAGAAGCTCTCTTTTCTGAAAACATGCCATTAAAAGAAGTCATCAAGCTTTTGAAACAACAGCAATCTGCAACAAGGCCAACACCAGATAATGAGCAGATGCCAGTAGACACCACACAAGATAGATTATTGGCCACAG GACAAGAAAACAGTGAAAATGAATGCAACAACTCTTGTAATGCTACTGAAGCAAATGTTGGTGAAAGCTGTAGTGGAAATGAAATGGACTCCCTTCTTATTATCCAGAAAGAACAGTACCCTGAGCATGAAGAGGGGAATGTTGTTTTTCAATTCCCTCTTGATGCCAGAAGAGCAAGTCAAGGCAACTCCAGTCATCATGTAGACTTCCGGAGTGCTCCGACTCCTGCGGATGTCCCCATGGAGGAACAACCAAAGGATTTATCCAGAGAAAACATCTCTGAGGACAAGAACAATTGCTATAACACTTCCAGGAATGCAGCTACTCAAGTATATAGAAGTGATAATATTCCCAGGAAAAAGACAGACTCCCTTTCCATTAACAAGAGAATATATCATTCTGAGCCTGAGGAGGGAGATATTCCTTATGGAGTTCCTCAGGATTCTACAAGAGCAAGTCAAGGAACATCTACATGCTTGCAAGAGTCACTTGGGGAATGTTTTTCTGAAAAAGACCCTAGGGAGCTACCAGGGTTGGAGTCTAGGCAAGAGGAGCCTATCTCTGATCCTGTCTTTCTTGGTAAGGATCATGAGGCAAACTTACCATGTGAAAGTCATCAAAAGAGATTCCGTAGAGATGCCAAACTATTCAAGTGTGAAGAATGTTCTAGGATGTTCAAACATGCCAGGAGCCTTTcgtcccaccagagaactcacctGAATAAGAAGAGTGAATTGCTTTGTGTCACCTGTCAGAAAATGTTCAAACGAGTCTCTGACCGCCGAACCCATGAGATCATACACATGCCAGAAAAGCCTTTCAAGTGCAGCACATGTGAAAAGTCCTTCAGCCACAAGACCAACCTGAAGTCTCATGAGATGATTCACACAGGAGAAATGCCTTATGTCTGTTCCCTATGTAGCCGTCGCTTTCGCCAATCATCCACTTACCATCGTCACCTGAGGAATTACCACAGATCTGACTGA